TTTGCGGCGATTCTTGAAAACGACGGCGCTGGTGCTCCTAGGTCTCGTGGCGATCGTCGTCATCGGGGGCGGTGTCTTTTTCATCCGGTTGATGAGCGGACCGGTATCGCTGGACTTCATGCGCGACCGCATCCAGGCCCAGATCAATTCCAATCTTGGCGGCGGCCTCAAGGTCAATCTCGAAGGGGTGATGATCGAGCGGGATGCCACCACCGGCATGCCGCATTTCCGCCTGCGCAATGTCGAATTGGCCGATGCTCAAGGCGAGGTCATCGCGCGCGCCCCGAAGGCCGCCATCGGCGTCGATGGCAGTGAACTTATGAGCGGCGCGGTGGTGCCGAAGCAGATCGAGCTGATCGGTCCTCGTATCGTAGCCAGACGCACGCTGGGCGGCGGCTTCAAGCTCGGTTTCGATGAACATGCCGTGGCGGACAACGGGAAGGACGCAACCGGCAAGTCCAATCAGGAGACCAATCTGCAGCAGGTCGCTCCCGAGACGCAGGGCGGGACAGTGATCGACTTCCTGAGCGGCGTCACGCCGGGCTCCGAGGAGGCGAACTCCGCGATGGCGAGTCTCGACGCCATCCTGGTCAGCGACGCGGTCATTCAACTGGTCGACGAGGTCAACGGCACCAGCTGGAGCATTCCCAAGGCGAGCCTGGCCTTCAAGCGCATGCCGTATGGTTTCACGCTCTTTTCCGAGGCCAAGATTGCTTCGGGCGGCGATCCGTGGCGCGCCGAGATATCAGCGAGCTATCGCCGCGAGCGCAAGTCGTTCGCCGTTTCGGCGCGCGTTACCGATCTCGTGCCCGCCAACATCGCCGACGATATCTTCGCTCTCTCGAAGCTCGCCCAGGTGAAGCTGCCCCTTTCCGGCCATGTCGAGATGGAGGTGAGCGAGGACGCCAAGATAATGAATGGCTCGGCCGAGTTCACCGCGGCGGCGGGCGAGGTGGGATTGCCGGGTTTCATCGCCGAGCCGATCGCGGTGAATGAGGGGCTGCTGCGGCTCGACTTCGATCCAAAGACTGGCGGCGTGGAAATCAGCAACTCGACCTTGATGATCGGCGGATCGCCGGCCCAGATCGGTGGCCGCATCGTCCCGATCCGCCAGCCCGACGGCCGCCTCGACGCGCTCAAGATCGAGATCAATGCGCGCAATCTGAGCCTCGACCCCAATTCGATCGTCAAGGACCAGATCGCCATCGACCGGGTGGACTTCGCCGGCGTCGCCTCGGTGCGCGAGGCGCGCTTCGATGTCGAGGACGCGGTCATCATGGCGGGCAATGCCGGCGTGCGCTTGCATGGCACTTTCACCGGCGGTGAGCGCTCGGTCGGCATCAAGCTCGCTGGCCGCGTGCGTGACGTGACGGCGCCGATCCTGAAGCGGCTGTGGCCACCGATCATCGCGCCCAACTCCCGCAAATGGGTGAACACGAATATCCTCGCCGGCCGCATCACCGACGGCGAGTTCGTCATCAACCTGCCGGTCGACGGGCTGGCCGACGGGGTCCAGAACAAGCTTATTCCAAATGACGCCATCGCGGCACGCTTCGGACTCGATGGCGTCACCACCACCTATTTCGGCGGCCTTCCGCCGATCACCGAGGCCTCGGGCGAGGGTACGCTCGGCGGGGATACCTTTTCCCTGCGCCTCGACAAAGGGGTAGTGCGCACACCATCCGGCAAGAAGGTCGATCTGAGCAAAGGCACGCTCAAGATGACGGCGCTGCTCGCGCCGATGACGCCGGCCGAGATCCATCTCGAGGGAGAAGGCAGCGTGCCGACCTTCATCGAGTATCTCGATCTCGACCCGTTGAACCTGGTCACCAAGAGCGGCGGCAAGGCTAGGGACCTGACCGGCGACGCCACGGTGGCGGTCGACCTTCATCTGCCGCTCAAGCAGATCGTCGATCGCGACGACGTCAAGGTCTCCGCCACGGCCAAGCTGCGCAACGCCGGTCTCAAGGACGCGCTCGATGGCATCGATCTGAATGACGGCGTCATCGATCTCAAAATCACCGAGACTTCCGTCCGGGCGGAAGGCACCGCCAAGCTCAACGATATCGCCGCCAAGGTCACCTGGTGGCGCGACGGGGGAGCGGACAGCCCGCAGAACGCCATCATCGAGACGACCCTCGACGCCAAGCAGCGCGACGCCATCGGCGCCAAGGTCAACGACTATGTCAGCGGACCGGTGAAGGTCAAGGTGAGGGCAGAGGGTTTCCGCGACGAGGTTCAGAAGATCAAGGTCGAGGCCGATCTCTCAAAGGCCTCGTTGCGGCTCGCCGCCATCGACTGGTGGCGCCCGCCGGCGCCACGCACAACGGCGAACTTCGAATACACGCCAGGCGACGGCAAGGCCGGCCGGATCGACGATCTCACCATCAAGGGCGACGGCTTCCTGATGAAGGGACAGCTCGCCATCAACGGCGCCGGCGTCATGGCGGACGCCAAGTTTCCGACCGTTGTCCTCAATGAGGACAACCGTTTCGGCGTCGTCATCACGCAGAGCAGCGAGGCGACGAATGTTTCGATCAACGGCGTGAGTTTCGACGCAAGGCCGATGATCCGCTCGCTCTTCGCCAACCGTCCGGCGCCGTCCGGCGACGAGGGCTCGGGCAAGGACAAGGGGAAAGGCAAGGGCGTGGTGATCGTCGACGCGGTCGTCGACAAGGTCTATGCGCATCGCGGCGAGGTCGTCACAGGCGTCGCCGGCAGTGTCGTCCTGCGCGACGGCTATGTCGAGCGCGCCACCATCAATGGCAGCTTCATCAGCGGCCAGCCGATCACCATCCGCGTCATGCCGGCCGATGACGGCGGTCGCGATTTGCGTGTCGGTGGTCGCGACGCCGGCTCGGCTTTGCGTGCCGCCAATCTCTATTCCAAGGTCGCCGGCGGTCAGATCGATTTCACGGCGAAGCTCGGCGCCGGCGCCGATTCAACGGTGCGCAACGGCCGCCTCACATTGCGCGATTTCGAAGTGCGCGACGAAGCGGCACTGGCCGAGCTCGACCAGAAGGGGAGGCCCAAGAAGGCAGGTCCGCGCAAGGGCGGGGTGATTTTCTCGCGTCTGACCTTGCCCTTCACCAGTGACGCGCGCTTCATCCGCATCGGCGACACGCTGGTCAAGGGACCGGAGCTCGGCGCCACCGCCCAGGGCCTCATCCGCAAGACCGACGGCGCCATCGACATCGACGGCACCATCATTCCGGTCTATGCGCTGAATTCGGCGATCGGCGAGATTCCTATTCTCGGCCAGATCCTCACCGGCGGCAAAGGCGAAGGCATTTTCGGTCTGACTTATGCGGTGGGCGGCACCATGTCCCAGCCGCGCTTCCAGGTTAATCCGGTATCCGCCATCGCCCCCGGCATCCTGCGCAAGTTCTTTGAATATGGCGGCAGCAACGAACCCGCGGTCAAACGTCGGGAGCGCAACAATTGATCCTCATCGGCCAATATGACTCGCCTTTCGTGCGCCGTGTCGGCATCGCGCTGACGCTATATGGTCTGCCATTCGAGCACCGTCCCTGGTCGACCTTCGCCGACGCCGGCAAGATCAAGCCCTACAATCCGCTGAGCCGGGTTCCGACACTCGTGCTCGATGACGGCACGGCGCTGATCGAAAGCCACCTCATTCTGGACTATCTCGACAATCTCGTGCCGCAGAAGCGCGCGTTGTTTCCGCGCCGCGAGCCCGAGCGCCATCGCGCCCTCAAGGTGGCGGCGCTGGCGACCGGCATGGCCGACAAGGCAGTGAGCCTCTTCTATGAGAAGCGCCTGCATGAGCAGGCCTCGCATATCTGGGTCGAGCGCTGCGGCGGCCAGATTCTCGGCGCGCTGGCGGAGCTCGAGACCGACCGGGCGGCGAGAGCGACAGATTATTGGTTCGGCGATCGCATCGGCCATCCCGATATCGCCGTCGCCGTTGCCCTGCGTTTCCTCAACGAGGCGCATCCGGGCCTCGCGCGCATGGAAAATTATCGCGCCCTCAGAGACCATGGCGAGCGGCTTGAAGCCCTCCCGGCCTTCCGCGAGATCGCTCAACCCTTCATTCCGCCGACCTGAAAAAGAACAGCGGAATTTGCAGCGGATTAACAGCGGATTTGCAGGGATTTGCAGGGATTTCCGCGTAAACCGCTGGCACAGGGAGATTCCGACCCGCGATTTTTCTCATCCTTGGGCCCGTGATCGCAAGTACCGTACATAGATCACGATGAGTTTGGATTGAGTCAATCCAAACTCATAAACGCGATCGATCTCAATATTTTAGCGCGGGATTCTTGCGAAAAACCGGTGTCCACTTTTTCGCATCCCGCGCTATGATGCGGCTTTCAGCAGCACATGCTTCTTGCGGCCCATCGACAACTTGATGACGCCGTCCTGATTGAACGAGGCCTCGGAGAGCTGCAGCTTGTCGTCGGCGACGGCCATGTCGTTCACCTTGATGGCGCCGCCCTGGATTTGCCGGCGCGCATCGCCATTGGAGGAAGCGAGGCCCGCCATCACCAGCGCCGTCAGGATGCCGATCCCGGCGCGGAAATCGGCCGCCGGCACGTCGATCGAGGGCAGGCCTTCGGCGGCCTGGCCTTCCTCGAAGGTGCGGCGCGCCGTCTCGGCGGCTTCGAGGGCCGCTTCCCTGCCATGGAGGAGGGTGGTCGCTTCGGTCGCCAGCGTCTTCTTCGCCTCGTTGATCTCGGCCCCGCCCAAGGCCGCCAGCCGCTCGATCTCAGGCAACGGCAGAGTGGTGAAGAGCTTCAGGAAGCGCGCCACGTCGGCATCCTCGGTATTGCGCCAGAACTGCCAGTATTCATAAGGCGAGCGCATATCGGCATTGAGCCACACGGCGCCGGAGGCCGTCTTGCCCATTTTGGCGCCGGAAGCGAGGGTGATCAGTGGCGTCGTCAGCGCATAGAGCTGATGCGTGCCCATGCGCCGGCCAAGATCGACGCCGGTGACGATATTGCCCCACTGGTCGGAGCCGCCCATCTGCAGATTGGTGCCATAGCGCCGCGCCAGCTCGGTGAAGTCATAGGCCTGCAGGATCATATAATTGAATTCGATGAAGGACATTTCGTGCTCGCGCTCGAGCCGGAGTTTCACCGAATCCATGGTCAGCATGCGGTTGATCGAGAAATGCCGGCCGATGGCGCGCAGCATGTCGATGTAATTGAGCCTGGTGAGCCACTCGGCATTGTCGACCATGATGGCGTCCTTGGGGCCATCGCCGAATTTCAGGAACTTGGCGAAGACGCTCTGGATGCCACGCTTGTTCTCCTCGATATCCTCGAGGGAGAGCAGTTTGCGGCCTTCATCGCGGCCCGTCGGATCGCCGACGCGGGTGGTGCCGCCACCCATGAGCGCGATGGTCTTCTGGCCGGTCGTTTGCGCCCAGTAGAGCAGCATGATCTGGACGAGCGAGCCCACATGAAGGGAGCGTGCCGTGCAGTCGAAGCCGATATAGGCGTTGACCTCGTTCCTTGCCGCGAGTTGGTCCAACCCGTCGAGATCGGATCCCTGATGGATGTATCCGCGGGTGGAAAGAGTGTTAAGGAATTCGGACGAGAACTTGCTCATAACAGGCCTAAATTTAACGCGAACGGGCTCTTACCACGGGATTAGCGCGTGTCAAAACTCTACACGGCCCTGGGACTCATGTCCGGGACCTCCCTCGACGGCATCGATATCGCCCTCATCACAACCGATGGCGAGGCGACGGTGAAGCGGGGGCCATCGCGCACCTATCCTTACGTGCCGACGCAGCGGGCGATGCTCAAGGACGCTCTGAAAGACGCGCTTGGCCTCAAGGACCGGCACGAGCGGCCGAAGAGCCTCGCCGAAGTCGAATGGGCGTTGACCGAATGGCACGCACTGGCGGTTGAAGCCTTCTGTCAGGAGCTGGGGCTAACCTCCACAGATATCGACGTAATCGGCTTCCACGGGCAGACCGTTCTGCACCGGCCCGAGCGCCGCCTCACGGTGCAACTGGGCGACGGAGCCCTGCTGGCGCGCCGGCTGAGATGTCGTGTGATCTATGATCTGCGCGCTGACGACATCGCCGCTGGCGGGCAGGGAGCGCCCCTGGTGCCGGTCTATCACCGCGCCTTGGCGCAGAGCCTCGAGGCGTTGCCCTTGGCTTTCCTCAATATAGGCGGGGTAAGCAACGTCACCTGGATCGGCGCCGATGGCACGCTCATCGCCTTCGACACCGGTCCCGGCAACGCGCTCCTCGACGATTGGGCGTTGAAGACGACGGGACGGCCGGTCGATACCGGTGGCAGGCTGGCCTTCTCGGGCCGCGTCCACGAGGCGGTGCTGGCGCAGTTCCTGGGGGATTCCTTCTTCGAGGAACAGCCGCCCAAATCACTCGACCGCGACAGCTTCGGCTCGCTCGATCTCGGCGGCCTGAGCCCGGGCGATGGCGCGGCGACGCTCACCGCCTTCACCGCAGGCGCGGTGGCGCTTTCGCGCAATTGGTTCCCGGCCGATCCGAAATGCTGGGTGATCTGCGGCGGCGGGCGCAAGAACCCGGCTTTGATGGCGGCATTACGCGCCGCCTTGCGTCTGGGCCCCGAGGCCATTCTCCCGGCCGAGGCGGTAGGCTTCGATGGCGATGCCATGGAAGCCGAAGCCTGGGCCTATCTCGCCGTGCGCAGCCTGAAGGAGTTGCCGATCACATTCCCCGGCACCACTGGCGCGCCGGAGCCGATGACCGGAGGGCTCAGCGCGGAGCCCTGAAAAAGCCGCCGGGTCGTGTCACACCCGGCCATGTCGTCTCGTCTTGGAAAAATGATGGGAAGAGAACCATGCGCGCGCAGATATTCGAGACGCACCGGAAATATCTGACCGGCCTCGCTTATCGCATGCTCGGCTCCTATGCCGAGGCGGAGGATGTCGTCCAGGACGTCTATTTGCGCTGGCACCGGACGGACCAGCGCGAGGTGGTGGAGCCGAGAGCCTTCCTGACTCGGGTCACCTCGCGGCTCTGCCTCGATGTCCTCAAATCGGCGCGCCGGCGGCGTGAGACCTATGTCGGCCCCTGGCTGCCGGAACCCTTGATCGAAGGGCTCGTCGATGAGAGCTCACCGGCGGAGGAACTCGCTGGCGATCTGTCTGTGGCGATGATGCTGGCGCTCGAGCGATTGTCGCCGCTCGAACGCGCCGCCTTCCTGCTCCATGATATTTTCGAGATGGGCTTTCCAGCGGTGGCCGAGACGATCGGGCGCAGCGAGGAGAGCGCCCGGCAACTGGCGAGCCGGGCGCGTCGGAATCTGCGCAGCGGCCGGCCGCGCTACAAGGTCGAGGCCGCGGAGGAGGGCGCCATCACCCGCGCCTTCCACGAGGCCGCTTCGCGCGGCGACCTGGCGGGGTTGAGCAAACTCCTCGGTGACAACGTGGTCCTGCAATCCGACGGAGGCGGCAATCGCACCGCCGCCGTGAAGATTTTGAGCGGCATAACGCAGGTGGCCAAGTTCCTCACCGGCTATGGCCTGAAGACATTCGCGAGCCACGGGGTGATGCCGGTGCGCTTCACCCGCATCAACGGCATGCCGGGCTTCGCCACGATCGAGGCCGACGGCCTGCCGCAGACCATGTCCTTCGAGATCACCGACGGCAAGGTGACCGGCATCTATGTCGTGCGCAACCCGGAAAAGCTGAAGCACATCACGGCGGAGTGGATCAGAGATGACGCCAAGTGAGGCGTGTCGCTTGGCCGCCCTCTCGCTCCTGAAATGTCAGCCGAGCCTGGAGCTTGGCGTGCACAGATAGCAGAGCTCGTGGTTCGCCTCGGCATTCATGCTTGCGAAGATCACGGCGCCGTCATAGGGGGCAAGGATGTCCGTGCCGTCAGCGCGACGACCGATGACCTCGCCTTCGGTCACAGCCTCGCACGCCTTGAATGGGCGCACGAGGCGGTCGTCCTCGTGAGCGGCGAGTATGACATCGACGATCTCCAGAACGCGCGGCTTTCTTATGGCTGGCGAGGCTGCTGTGATGACCCCCAGATGGGCAAGTCCGTTGACGACACACTCATAGCCAATCAGCTGGGCGTCCGGAGCGAGATGCTGACCGCACTCCACGGTCACGCCATAGCCTCCGGAAAACCGCATATATTCGGTCGTTCCCACGCCCTGCAGGGATGAGATCCCGTTTACCCCGGCCGCCTGCTTCTGACCCTGGGCCTTCTCATGCGCAGCGAGCCAACCATGAACGACCAGAGGCAGGTTCATCGCCTTGGCCAGCGCCGCCTCGGCATCGGCATAAGCAAACGGTTCCAGGGCGCCCGTGTTGTCTTGCGGGCCGATCAGCGCGAATGCCTCGCCTTCGCCATTGAAGGAATGCAGGTCAATCAGAACATCGTGGGCGCGCAGGAGCGGGCAGAGCACATTGGCCACGCGATCCTCATTATCCCGCGGAATCGGGCTTTCGCTCAGGTTGCGATTGAGGTTGCGATGGCCGGCGCGGGTGTTCTGCCGGAAGGCAAGGCCGTTGACCAGGGGAACGAAAGTCAGCGTGCCACGCTCAAGCAGCCGTGCGCCCGAACGGAATTCTGCGATCAGCCGGGCAATGGCATATGGGCCGGCCGGCTCGTTGCCGTGAACGGCTCCGGTGACGATGACGCGCGGCCCTGGCCTCAGGCCATGAAAGGTCACGCTCTCGATCGCTTGCGGCGCGGCGGCGACCAGCGGGGCAGGCGCCTTGGCCTCATGGTCCACCGGTGCGATATCGATGTACATTCCCGGGCGCAGGCGGCGTCCCAATTCCAGAAGATCCTCATGTGCGACCACTACGCAACCCGCGGTGCCTGAATAGTCGGGCCGCGCCGCGTGCATGAAGATGGCCGAGCCACCGGCAGCCATTGTAAGGGAATCGTTCCAGCCAACGGGAATGAACAGGTCGAAGAGGCTTTCGCCGCGCCGCGAGGGCTGTGTCTCGTCGGTCTCAAATACGAGTTTGTTGTAGAAGGCGCTGCCGGGGTCCTCGATCCAGCGATAGTTCGGTGGCTTGGGCAGGAACGGAAAGTCGAAGCCTCGTGGCGCATCTCCGAAGACATCGGGATCGTAGAAGCCGTAGCGGAGCGGATACCGCCCGATTGGCGTCTTGCCGTCTCCCTCGCGCTTGTGCTGCGGCTCGACGAGGCCCCCGCGCCCGACGGCGCATTTGACCGTCCAGTCGTCGATGGTGAGCGTGCCGATATGTGCCGCGCCGGGGTCGTGGCCCACGCGAACGACAATCGTCTTCTGCTCCAACGTTCCGACCATGAAGGGGTTCTGGTTCATTCTATTGACCTCTGGGTAGTAAATGACAACGGGCGCGATGGGCTTGCGCAACCGGCGTGAAGTCGGGCGCGTCGCCCTGGCGACAGGCGTCGATGGCAACGGCGCACCGGGGATTGAAGGCACAGCCGGGAGGAGGGTGCAACGCGGTTGGCGCCTCGCCTTTCATGCGCCGTTTCGTAGCGACCGGCGTTATTGGGTCGGGGATCGAGGAGATCAGTGCCTGCGTGTAAGGATGCATCGGCGCGGTGAAAATGTCGCTCCACCCCCCTTCCTCGACGATACGGCCCAGATACATGACGGCGACGCGGTCGCTCATATGCTCGACCACCCCGAGGTCGTGCGAAATCATCAGGAGGGCGATGCCGAGATCGTCCTTCAGCTGCATCAGCAGATTGATGATCTGCGCGCGGATCGAGACGTCCAGAGCCGAGACAGGTTCATCACAGACCAGCAGCTTGGGCTGGATGATGAGCGCCCGCGCAATGCAGATGCGCTGGCGTTGTCCGCCGGAAAATTCGTGCGGCAGCCGGTCGGCGGCCTCGGGCTTCATGCCGACGCGCGCCAGCATATCGACAACGCGGGCTTCGATCTCGTGGCGGTCGCCCATGCCATGCAACCGAAGAGGGCCGGCCAATGCTTGACGGATACTCTGGCGGGGGTTGAGCGACGCGAAGGGATCCTGAAAAACCATCTGCACGTTGCGTGCATGGCTGAGTGGATTGCGTCGCACGGCTTCCGCGACATCCTGCCCCGCGACACGGACGGATCCGGAAGTGATGGACACCAATCCCATGATCGCCTGCGCGAAAGTGGACTTGCCGCAACCTGATTCACCCACCAGGCCGAGGCATTCGCCCGCCCGAATGTTCAGGGTGATGCCATCCACGGCCTTGAGCGACTTTCTGCGCAGACCTTCGCGTACGGGATAGTGGACGCAAAGGTCGCGCGTATCGAATGCGTCGACCGGCCCTCCGGGCGGCACGCCGGTGAGTTCAGCCATGGTGGAAGCACCTTATCCTGCCATTTTGGGCCAACGGCTTGGCGGGCGGCATATCGGCGCGGCAGAGATCGGTCGTGCTGCCGCAGCGCGCCGCGAAACCGCAGCCCTGACCTCGCTCGGTCAAAGCGGGCACGACGCCCTTGATCTCCTGGAGCGGTTGGCGTCCTTT
This genomic stretch from Nordella sp. HKS 07 harbors:
- a CDS encoding DUF3971 domain-containing protein; the encoded protein is MKTTALVLLGLVAIVVIGGGVFFIRLMSGPVSLDFMRDRIQAQINSNLGGGLKVNLEGVMIERDATTGMPHFRLRNVELADAQGEVIARAPKAAIGVDGSELMSGAVVPKQIELIGPRIVARRTLGGGFKLGFDEHAVADNGKDATGKSNQETNLQQVAPETQGGTVIDFLSGVTPGSEEANSAMASLDAILVSDAVIQLVDEVNGTSWSIPKASLAFKRMPYGFTLFSEAKIASGGDPWRAEISASYRRERKSFAVSARVTDLVPANIADDIFALSKLAQVKLPLSGHVEMEVSEDAKIMNGSAEFTAAAGEVGLPGFIAEPIAVNEGLLRLDFDPKTGGVEISNSTLMIGGSPAQIGGRIVPIRQPDGRLDALKIEINARNLSLDPNSIVKDQIAIDRVDFAGVASVREARFDVEDAVIMAGNAGVRLHGTFTGGERSVGIKLAGRVRDVTAPILKRLWPPIIAPNSRKWVNTNILAGRITDGEFVINLPVDGLADGVQNKLIPNDAIAARFGLDGVTTTYFGGLPPITEASGEGTLGGDTFSLRLDKGVVRTPSGKKVDLSKGTLKMTALLAPMTPAEIHLEGEGSVPTFIEYLDLDPLNLVTKSGGKARDLTGDATVAVDLHLPLKQIVDRDDVKVSATAKLRNAGLKDALDGIDLNDGVIDLKITETSVRAEGTAKLNDIAAKVTWWRDGGADSPQNAIIETTLDAKQRDAIGAKVNDYVSGPVKVKVRAEGFRDEVQKIKVEADLSKASLRLAAIDWWRPPAPRTTANFEYTPGDGKAGRIDDLTIKGDGFLMKGQLAINGAGVMADAKFPTVVLNEDNRFGVVITQSSEATNVSINGVSFDARPMIRSLFANRPAPSGDEGSGKDKGKGKGVVIVDAVVDKVYAHRGEVVTGVAGSVVLRDGYVERATINGSFISGQPITIRVMPADDGGRDLRVGGRDAGSALRAANLYSKVAGGQIDFTAKLGAGADSTVRNGRLTLRDFEVRDEAALAELDQKGRPKKAGPRKGGVIFSRLTLPFTSDARFIRIGDTLVKGPELGATAQGLIRKTDGAIDIDGTIIPVYALNSAIGEIPILGQILTGGKGEGIFGLTYAVGGTMSQPRFQVNPVSAIAPGILRKFFEYGGSNEPAVKRRERNN
- a CDS encoding glutathione S-transferase family protein, which codes for MILIGQYDSPFVRRVGIALTLYGLPFEHRPWSTFADAGKIKPYNPLSRVPTLVLDDGTALIESHLILDYLDNLVPQKRALFPRREPERHRALKVAALATGMADKAVSLFYEKRLHEQASHIWVERCGGQILGALAELETDRAARATDYWFGDRIGHPDIAVAVALRFLNEAHPGLARMENYRALRDHGERLEALPAFREIAQPFIPPT
- the tyrS gene encoding tyrosine--tRNA ligase, translated to MSKFSSEFLNTLSTRGYIHQGSDLDGLDQLAARNEVNAYIGFDCTARSLHVGSLVQIMLLYWAQTTGQKTIALMGGGTTRVGDPTGRDEGRKLLSLEDIEENKRGIQSVFAKFLKFGDGPKDAIMVDNAEWLTRLNYIDMLRAIGRHFSINRMLTMDSVKLRLEREHEMSFIEFNYMILQAYDFTELARRYGTNLQMGGSDQWGNIVTGVDLGRRMGTHQLYALTTPLITLASGAKMGKTASGAVWLNADMRSPYEYWQFWRNTEDADVARFLKLFTTLPLPEIERLAALGGAEINEAKKTLATEATTLLHGREAALEAAETARRTFEEGQAAEGLPSIDVPAADFRAGIGILTALVMAGLASSNGDARRQIQGGAIKVNDMAVADDKLQLSEASFNQDGVIKLSMGRKKHVLLKAAS
- a CDS encoding anhydro-N-acetylmuramic acid kinase, which encodes MSKLYTALGLMSGTSLDGIDIALITTDGEATVKRGPSRTYPYVPTQRAMLKDALKDALGLKDRHERPKSLAEVEWALTEWHALAVEAFCQELGLTSTDIDVIGFHGQTVLHRPERRLTVQLGDGALLARRLRCRVIYDLRADDIAAGGQGAPLVPVYHRALAQSLEALPLAFLNIGGVSNVTWIGADGTLIAFDTGPGNALLDDWALKTTGRPVDTGGRLAFSGRVHEAVLAQFLGDSFFEEQPPKSLDRDSFGSLDLGGLSPGDGAATLTAFTAGAVALSRNWFPADPKCWVICGGGRKNPALMAALRAALRLGPEAILPAEAVGFDGDAMEAEAWAYLAVRSLKELPITFPGTTGAPEPMTGGLSAEP
- a CDS encoding sigma-70 family RNA polymerase sigma factor: MRAQIFETHRKYLTGLAYRMLGSYAEAEDVVQDVYLRWHRTDQREVVEPRAFLTRVTSRLCLDVLKSARRRRETYVGPWLPEPLIEGLVDESSPAEELAGDLSVAMMLALERLSPLERAAFLLHDIFEMGFPAVAETIGRSEESARQLASRARRNLRSGRPRYKVEAAEEGAITRAFHEAASRGDLAGLSKLLGDNVVLQSDGGGNRTAAVKILSGITQVAKFLTGYGLKTFASHGVMPVRFTRINGMPGFATIEADGLPQTMSFEITDGKVTGIYVVRNPEKLKHITAEWIRDDAK
- a CDS encoding succinylglutamate desuccinylase/aspartoacylase family protein, with protein sequence MNQNPFMVGTLEQKTIVVRVGHDPGAAHIGTLTIDDWTVKCAVGRGGLVEPQHKREGDGKTPIGRYPLRYGFYDPDVFGDAPRGFDFPFLPKPPNYRWIEDPGSAFYNKLVFETDETQPSRRGESLFDLFIPVGWNDSLTMAAGGSAIFMHAARPDYSGTAGCVVVAHEDLLELGRRLRPGMYIDIAPVDHEAKAPAPLVAAAPQAIESVTFHGLRPGPRVIVTGAVHGNEPAGPYAIARLIAEFRSGARLLERGTLTFVPLVNGLAFRQNTRAGHRNLNRNLSESPIPRDNEDRVANVLCPLLRAHDVLIDLHSFNGEGEAFALIGPQDNTGALEPFAYADAEAALAKAMNLPLVVHGWLAAHEKAQGQKQAAGVNGISSLQGVGTTEYMRFSGGYGVTVECGQHLAPDAQLIGYECVVNGLAHLGVITAASPAIRKPRVLEIVDVILAAHEDDRLVRPFKACEAVTEGEVIGRRADGTDILAPYDGAVIFASMNAEANHELCYLCTPSSRLG
- a CDS encoding ABC transporter ATP-binding protein — encoded protein: MAELTGVPPGGPVDAFDTRDLCVHYPVREGLRRKSLKAVDGITLNIRAGECLGLVGESGCGKSTFAQAIMGLVSITSGSVRVAGQDVAEAVRRNPLSHARNVQMVFQDPFASLNPRQSIRQALAGPLRLHGMGDRHEIEARVVDMLARVGMKPEAADRLPHEFSGGQRQRICIARALIIQPKLLVCDEPVSALDVSIRAQIINLLMQLKDDLGIALLMISHDLGVVEHMSDRVAVMYLGRIVEEGGWSDIFTAPMHPYTQALISSIPDPITPVATKRRMKGEAPTALHPPPGCAFNPRCAVAIDACRQGDAPDFTPVAQAHRARCHLLPRGQ